One genomic window of Bradyrhizobium sp. B124 includes the following:
- a CDS encoding flavin reductase family protein: protein MTAKDLHFYEPKNGHGLKHDPFNAIVAPRPIGWISSRDKGGNVNLAPYSFFNAFCYVPPIIGFSSTNWKDSVANIQDTGEFVWNLATMDLAKHMNATAAHVARDVDEFKLAGLTQVAGKLVNVPRVAESPVSFECKVSQIVQLQGADGKKAEAWLTLGEVVAVHIDKAFIKDGVYQTGLAHPIVRAGRRGDYFEIKPENMFEMIRPD, encoded by the coding sequence GTGACCGCCAAAGACCTGCATTTCTACGAGCCGAAGAACGGCCACGGCCTGAAGCACGACCCGTTCAATGCCATCGTGGCGCCGCGGCCGATCGGCTGGATCTCCTCGCGCGACAAGGGCGGCAACGTCAACCTCGCGCCCTACAGCTTCTTCAACGCCTTCTGCTACGTACCGCCGATCATCGGCTTCTCCTCCACCAACTGGAAGGACAGCGTCGCCAACATCCAGGACACCGGCGAGTTCGTCTGGAACCTGGCGACGATGGATCTGGCCAAGCACATGAATGCGACCGCGGCGCATGTCGCGCGCGATGTCGACGAGTTCAAGCTCGCAGGGCTCACGCAGGTTGCCGGCAAGCTGGTCAACGTGCCGCGCGTCGCCGAAAGCCCGGTGTCGTTCGAATGCAAGGTGAGTCAGATCGTCCAGCTTCAGGGCGCCGACGGCAAGAAGGCCGAGGCCTGGCTGACGCTCGGCGAGGTGGTCGCCGTCCACATCGACAAGGCCTTCATCAAGGACGGGGTCTATCAAACCGGTCTCGCCCACCCGATCGTCCGCGCCGGCCGCCGCGGCGACTATTTCGAGATCAAGCCGGAGAACATGTTCGAGATGATCCGGCCGGATTGA
- a CDS encoding TetR/AcrR family transcriptional regulator: MTLISEHSETDTRERILVVAERLFRQIGYQKTTVADIAKELRMSPANVYRFFDSKKSIHEGVARGLMGEVEIEAQRIARSEGPAATRLRQMMTTINRMNTERYVGDSKLHEMVEIAMQEDWEVCTAHMELIAMTIGEVIAQGAVSGEFEVKDLELAALCACTAMMRFFHPQMIAQCATKPGPTIDQMIDFVIAGLSPRTRAN, encoded by the coding sequence ATGACACTGATCTCGGAACATAGCGAAACCGACACCCGCGAGCGGATTCTCGTGGTGGCGGAGCGCTTGTTCCGGCAGATCGGCTACCAGAAGACCACGGTCGCCGACATCGCCAAAGAGCTGCGGATGAGCCCCGCCAACGTGTATCGCTTCTTCGATTCGAAGAAGTCGATCCACGAGGGCGTGGCGCGCGGCCTGATGGGCGAGGTCGAGATCGAGGCGCAGCGGATTGCCCGGTCGGAAGGACCGGCTGCGACGCGCTTGCGCCAGATGATGACGACCATCAATCGCATGAACACCGAGCGCTATGTCGGCGATTCCAAGCTGCACGAGATGGTCGAGATCGCGATGCAGGAGGACTGGGAAGTCTGCACTGCCCATATGGAGCTGATCGCCATGACCATCGGCGAGGTGATCGCGCAAGGCGCGGTGTCGGGCGAATTCGAGGTCAAGGACCTGGAGCTTGCCGCGCTCTGCGCCTGCACCGCGATGATGCGGTTCTTCCACCCGCAGATGATCGCTCAATGCGCCACCAAGCCCGGCCCGACCATCGACCAGATGATCGATTTCGTGATCGCCGGCCTGTCGCCGCGCACCCGCGCCAACTGA
- a CDS encoding efflux RND transporter permease subunit, producing the protein MKRFNLSAWAVSHPTLVLFLMIILGAAGYFSYQKLGRAEDPFFTVKVVNVSVMWPGATSQEMQMQVADPIEKKLQELPFFDKVQTYSKPGFTAMQVSFKDSTSPKDVPYLFYLIRKKLVDVQGELPSGILGPVVNDEFSDVDSILYMMTGDGADYAQLKKVAEGFRQRLLKVPGVTKIDLYGTQDERIFVEFSHAKLATLGITPQALFDSLAKQNNVTPAGTVETSSQRVPLRVTGALDGVKAVAETPVESNGRVFRLGDIATVSHGYVDPPSFKVRQEGKPALGIGVVTAKGANILELGKEVQQATAEFLKAVPQGVDIQQIADQPKVVEHAVGEFVHSFVEALAIVLFVSFVALGWRTGIVVALSVPLVLGIVFIVMNAMSLDLHRITLGALIIALGLLVDDAIIAVEMMVVKMEQGWDRMKAASFAWESTAFPMLTGTLVTAAGFLPIGFANSAVGEYAGGIFWIVAIALVASWFVAVIFTPYIGVKLLPNIKVHQNHDPHAIYETRMYRGLRSVVQWCVDHRIKVVVATVGVFVLSIVGFGHVQQQFFPLSERPELFLQLRLPEGTAFNVTEKAVKQAEGLLKDDQDIQTYTAYVGQGSPRFWLGLNPQLPNEAFAEIVILAKNVEARERVKAKIEQAAADGALNEARVRVDRFNFGPPVGFPVQFRVIGPDANKVRDIAYQVREVMRQNKNVKDVQLDWNEQSPYLKLAVDQDRARALGLTPQDVSQALAMLISGAPVTTIRDGIEKVGVVARAVPSERLDLGRVGDLTITTRNGVAVPLQQIAKIEYAHEEPILWRRNRDMAITVRSDVVDGVQAPDVTNQIAPKLKDIQAHLEPAYRIEPGGAFEESAKGNASIFILFPVMVMVMLTLLMIQLQSFSRLFLVFLTAPLGIVGASLGLNVANQPFGFVALLGLIALAGMIMRNAVILVDQIESDVSSGLTRREAIVEATVRRARPVVLTALAAILAMIPLSRSAFWGPMAITIMGGLFVATFLTLLYLPGLYALWFRKTLDESGPEQVNTAPQHAGEGQLAFPLAEAAE; encoded by the coding sequence ATGAAGCGCTTCAACCTTTCGGCCTGGGCGGTCAGCCATCCGACGCTGGTGCTGTTCCTGATGATCATCCTCGGCGCCGCCGGCTACTTCTCCTATCAGAAGCTCGGCCGCGCCGAGGATCCGTTCTTCACCGTCAAGGTGGTGAACGTCTCGGTGATGTGGCCGGGCGCGACCTCGCAGGAAATGCAGATGCAGGTCGCCGATCCGATCGAGAAGAAGCTGCAGGAGCTGCCGTTCTTCGACAAGGTGCAGACCTATTCCAAGCCGGGCTTCACGGCGATGCAGGTCTCCTTCAAGGATTCGACCTCGCCGAAGGACGTGCCCTATCTCTTTTATCTCATCCGCAAGAAGCTGGTCGACGTGCAGGGCGAGCTGCCCTCCGGCATTCTCGGGCCCGTCGTCAACGACGAGTTCTCCGACGTCGATTCGATCCTCTATATGATGACCGGCGACGGTGCTGATTACGCGCAGCTCAAGAAAGTCGCGGAAGGTTTTCGCCAGCGCCTGCTGAAGGTGCCCGGGGTCACCAAGATCGACCTTTACGGCACCCAGGACGAGCGCATCTTCGTCGAGTTCTCGCATGCCAAGCTCGCGACGCTCGGCATCACGCCGCAGGCGCTGTTCGACTCGCTCGCCAAGCAGAACAATGTCACCCCGGCCGGCACGGTCGAGACGTCGTCGCAGCGCGTGCCGCTGCGCGTCACCGGTGCGCTTGACGGCGTCAAGGCGGTTGCCGAAACGCCGGTCGAGAGCAACGGCCGCGTGTTCCGGCTCGGCGATATCGCAACCGTCTCTCACGGCTATGTCGATCCGCCGAGCTTCAAGGTGCGTCAGGAAGGCAAGCCGGCGCTCGGTATCGGCGTCGTCACCGCCAAGGGCGCCAACATCCTCGAGCTCGGCAAGGAGGTCCAGCAGGCGACCGCCGAGTTCCTGAAGGCGGTGCCGCAGGGCGTCGACATCCAGCAGATCGCCGACCAGCCCAAGGTGGTCGAGCACGCCGTCGGCGAGTTCGTGCACTCCTTCGTCGAGGCGCTCGCGATCGTGCTGTTCGTCTCCTTTGTCGCGCTTGGCTGGCGCACCGGCATCGTGGTGGCGCTCTCGGTGCCGCTGGTGCTTGGCATCGTCTTCATCGTGATGAACGCGATGTCGCTCGATCTGCACCGCATCACGCTCGGCGCGCTGATCATTGCGCTCGGCCTCCTAGTCGACGACGCCATCATCGCGGTCGAGATGATGGTGGTGAAGATGGAACAGGGCTGGGACCGCATGAAGGCGGCGTCCTTTGCCTGGGAATCCACCGCGTTTCCGATGCTCACGGGAACGCTGGTCACAGCCGCTGGCTTCCTCCCCATCGGCTTTGCCAATTCGGCGGTCGGCGAATATGCCGGCGGCATCTTCTGGATCGTGGCGATCGCGCTGGTCGCCTCCTGGTTCGTCGCGGTGATCTTCACGCCCTATATCGGCGTCAAGCTGCTGCCCAACATCAAGGTGCACCAGAACCACGATCCGCACGCGATCTATGAGACGCGGATGTATCGCGGCCTGCGCAGCGTGGTGCAGTGGTGCGTCGATCACCGCATCAAGGTGGTGGTGGCGACCGTCGGCGTCTTCGTGCTTTCGATCGTGGGCTTCGGCCACGTCCAGCAGCAGTTCTTCCCGCTGTCGGAGCGGCCCGAGCTGTTCCTGCAGCTCCGTCTGCCCGAGGGCACGGCCTTCAACGTCACCGAGAAGGCGGTGAAGCAGGCCGAAGGGCTCTTGAAGGACGACCAGGACATCCAGACCTATACTGCCTATGTCGGCCAGGGCTCGCCGCGCTTCTGGCTCGGCCTCAACCCGCAGCTGCCGAACGAGGCCTTTGCCGAGATCGTGATCCTCGCCAAGAACGTCGAGGCGCGCGAGCGCGTCAAGGCGAAGATCGAGCAGGCCGCCGCCGACGGCGCGCTGAACGAGGCACGGGTCCGGGTCGACCGCTTCAACTTCGGTCCGCCGGTCGGTTTCCCGGTCCAGTTCCGCGTGATCGGGCCCGACGCCAACAAGGTGCGCGACATCGCCTACCAGGTGCGCGAGGTGATGCGGCAGAACAAGAACGTCAAGGACGTCCAGCTCGACTGGAACGAGCAGTCGCCTTACCTGAAGCTCGCCGTCGACCAGGATCGGGCGCGCGCGCTCGGCCTGACCCCGCAGGACGTCTCGCAGGCGCTGGCCATGCTGATCTCGGGCGCGCCGGTCACCACCATCCGCGACGGCATCGAGAAGGTCGGCGTGGTCGCCCGTGCGGTGCCGTCCGAGCGGCTCGATCTCGGCCGCGTCGGCGATCTCACCATCACCACGCGCAACGGCGTGGCGGTGCCGCTGCAGCAGATTGCCAAGATCGAATATGCGCATGAGGAGCCGATCCTGTGGCGGCGCAACCGCGACATGGCGATCACCGTGCGCTCCGACGTCGTCGACGGCGTGCAGGCGCCCGACGTCACCAACCAGATCGCGCCGAAGCTGAAGGACATCCAGGCCCATCTCGAGCCGGCCTACCGGATCGAGCCGGGCGGGGCGTTCGAGGAATCCGCCAAAGGCAATGCGTCGATCTTCATCCTCTTCCCGGTGATGGTGATGGTGATGCTGACGCTGCTGATGATCCAGCTGCAGAGCTTCTCGCGCCTGTTCCTGGTGTTTCTGACCGCCCCGCTCGGCATCGTCGGCGCCTCGCTCGGATTGAACGTCGCCAACCAGCCGTTCGGCTTCGTGGCGCTGCTCGGCCTGATTGCGCTGGCCGGCATGATCATGCGCAACGCGGTCATCCTGGTCGATCAGATCGAGAGCGACGTGTCCTCCGGCCTGACCCGGCGCGAGGCGATCGTCGAGGCCACCGTCCGGCGCGCCCGGCCCGTGGTGCTGACCGCGCTCGCGGCGATCCTCGCCATGATCCCGCTGTCGCGCTCGGCGTTCTGGGGCCCGATGGCGATCACCATCATGGGCGGTTTGTTTGTTGCGACTTTCCTGACCTTGCTGTATCTGCCGGGCCTTTACGCCCTCTGGTTCCGCAAGACCTTGGACGAAAGCGGCCCCGAGCAAGTCAATACTGCGCCGCAGCATGCGGGTGAGGGACAACTCGCATTTCCACTTGCTGAGGCGGCCGAATAA
- a CDS encoding efflux RND transporter periplasmic adaptor subunit, which produces MFVRSVLSSYYRLLTGATLAFAVFALTGCNEKAAENADPGRPVLVATVHYEAETPERSFVGTIKPRIEADMGFRVAGKVAKRLVEVGQTVDVDQPLATLDEVDLKLQAEQAEAEFRAATGVLAQAGAAEQRAKDLKAKGWATDAALDSAKAAGDEARARLNRAERSVELTKNSLSYATLVADTRGVVTATMIEPGQVVAAGQASIRVARLGEKEAVVAIPETLLARARSGVATVTLWSDAKKTYAAKLREVAPQADPATRTYLAKFSLPDADETVSLGMTATLTLADKATERVAKLPLSALYSQGGDPSLYIVDDKGDIALKPVKVKAYESNNVVISGGVDDGAKVVALGVQKLDPSQKVRVVSSLSF; this is translated from the coding sequence ATGTTCGTTCGTTCCGTTTTGTCGAGCTATTACAGGCTCTTGACCGGAGCAACGCTGGCTTTCGCGGTGTTCGCGCTGACCGGCTGCAATGAAAAGGCAGCCGAAAACGCGGATCCCGGACGCCCCGTTCTGGTGGCGACCGTCCATTACGAGGCTGAAACCCCTGAGCGCAGCTTTGTCGGCACCATCAAGCCCCGTATCGAAGCCGATATGGGCTTTCGGGTCGCCGGCAAGGTGGCCAAGCGGCTGGTCGAGGTCGGACAGACAGTCGACGTCGACCAGCCCTTGGCCACCCTCGATGAGGTCGATCTGAAGCTGCAGGCCGAGCAGGCCGAGGCGGAATTCCGCGCCGCCACCGGCGTGCTGGCGCAGGCCGGGGCCGCCGAGCAGCGCGCCAAGGACCTGAAGGCCAAGGGCTGGGCCACCGATGCGGCGCTCGATTCCGCCAAGGCCGCCGGCGACGAGGCGCGGGCGCGGCTGAACCGCGCCGAGCGCTCGGTCGAGCTGACCAAGAATTCCCTCTCTTATGCAACGCTGGTGGCCGACACGAGGGGTGTCGTCACCGCGACCATGATCGAGCCCGGCCAGGTGGTTGCCGCGGGCCAGGCTTCGATCCGTGTCGCCCGACTTGGCGAGAAGGAAGCTGTCGTCGCGATCCCCGAGACGCTTCTCGCTCGTGCCAGGTCGGGCGTTGCCACGGTGACGCTGTGGTCGGATGCCAAGAAGACCTATGCCGCCAAGCTGCGCGAGGTCGCGCCGCAGGCCGATCCCGCCACCCGCACCTATCTCGCGAAGTTCTCGCTGCCGGACGCCGACGAGACCGTCTCGCTCGGCATGACCGCAACGCTGACCCTGGCCGACAAGGCGACCGAACGGGTCGCCAAGCTGCCGCTGTCGGCGCTGTACAGCCAGGGCGGCGATCCCTCGCTCTACATCGTCGATGACAAGGGCGACATCGCGCTGAAGCCGGTCAAGGTGAAGGCCTATGAGAGCAACAACGTCGTCATCTCCGGCGGCGTCGACGATGGCGCCAAGGTGGTCGCCCTCGGCGTGCAGAAACTCGATCCGAGCCAGAAGGTCCGGGTCGTCTCGTCGCTGTCGTTCTGA
- a CDS encoding MFS transporter — protein MSQTATVAPDRGARSEIETSTIRAISWRLIPFLILAYFFSYLDRVNLGFAALTMNSELKFSPVVFSFGAGIFFIGYFIFEVPSNLALERFGASKWIARIMVSWGILSALMAAVYDEHSFYALRFFLGVAEAGFFPGIILYLTYWYPAEYRARFLAAFALAVPISTVIGAPISGLLLGLDGVMGLKGWQWLFVIEGIPSVLLGIVTWFYLTDRPEKADWLSAEQKAWLKAKLDAEVAAKQAAQHFTLGQALSSPKVLALSAIYFGFVASLYGMQFWLPQIVKAFGLTNAQTGFVTAIPYAFGTVAMILWARRSDAMRERVFHVGAPLLLTALALAVSSYITDPTMTMVVLTVAAIGVFCTFAVFWTLPTAWLSGTAAAGAIALINSIGNLAGFGGPYLIGWVKETTGSTSTGLLVLSLLPLAAGLLVFLGSHETKTEFASAK, from the coding sequence ATGAGCCAGACCGCAACTGTCGCGCCCGATCGCGGCGCCCGCAGCGAGATCGAGACGTCCACGATCCGCGCGATCTCCTGGCGGCTGATCCCGTTCCTGATCCTGGCCTACTTCTTCTCCTATCTCGACCGCGTCAATCTCGGCTTCGCCGCGCTGACCATGAACAGCGAGCTGAAGTTCTCGCCGGTGGTGTTCTCGTTCGGCGCCGGCATCTTCTTCATCGGCTATTTCATCTTCGAGGTGCCGAGCAATCTGGCGCTGGAGCGGTTCGGCGCCAGCAAGTGGATCGCCCGCATCATGGTGAGCTGGGGCATTCTCTCGGCACTGATGGCGGCGGTCTATGACGAGCACAGCTTCTACGCGTTGCGCTTCTTCCTCGGTGTCGCCGAGGCCGGCTTCTTCCCCGGCATCATCCTCTATCTCACTTACTGGTATCCGGCCGAGTATCGCGCGCGCTTCCTCGCCGCCTTCGCGCTCGCGGTGCCGATTTCGACCGTGATCGGCGCCCCGATCTCCGGCCTGTTGCTCGGGCTCGACGGCGTGATGGGGCTGAAGGGCTGGCAGTGGCTGTTCGTCATCGAGGGCATCCCCTCGGTGCTGCTCGGCATCGTCACCTGGTTCTATCTCACCGACCGGCCGGAGAAGGCCGATTGGCTCTCGGCCGAGCAGAAGGCGTGGCTGAAGGCGAAGCTCGATGCCGAGGTCGCGGCCAAGCAGGCGGCGCAGCACTTCACGCTCGGGCAGGCGCTGTCCTCGCCGAAGGTGCTGGCGCTCAGCGCGATCTATTTCGGCTTCGTCGCCTCGCTCTACGGCATGCAGTTCTGGCTGCCGCAGATCGTCAAGGCGTTCGGTCTCACCAACGCGCAGACCGGCTTCGTCACCGCGATCCCCTATGCGTTCGGCACCGTCGCGATGATCCTGTGGGCGCGCCGGTCCGACGCCATGCGGGAGCGCGTGTTTCATGTCGGCGCGCCGCTCTTGCTCACGGCGCTGGCGCTTGCCGTCTCCAGCTACATCACCGATCCGACCATGACCATGGTTGTGCTGACGGTCGCCGCGATCGGCGTGTTCTGCACCTTCGCGGTGTTCTGGACGCTGCCGACCGCCTGGCTGTCAGGCACCGCCGCCGCCGGCGCGATCGCGCTGATCAACTCGATCGGCAACCTCGCTGGTTTCGGCGGGCCCTATCTGATCGGCTGGGTGAAGGAGACAACCGGCAGCACGTCGACGGGCCTGCTGGTGCTGTCGCTGTTGCCGCTCGCGGCCGGCCTGCTGGTCTTCCTCGGCAGCCACGAGACCAAGACCGAGTTCGCGAGCGCGAAGTAG
- a CDS encoding crosslink repair DNA glycosylase YcaQ family protein encodes MPRAAEPLSLNNAAARHIWLCAQRLDTTAPFGDGASAVAAAVDHLGYVQIDTINVIERCHHHILFSRIPDYRRADLKQAQSQDKSVFEYWTHALSYVPSKDINIFLPAMKAHKREGHKWFSSVTPSDTRKVLRLLRAGPLTIRDIEDDVLTEKEHLWQSRKPSKRALQLAFYGGVVTVSERAGMLKTYELMARHFGWDKPPKPAPASARIAYLLDRALRSQGIVSLDSICHLDAPSKKAVRGLIEARVRRKELVRIALDGAGKQEHWARPEVLEETGEGDPALVHILSPFDPLIIQRKRTELFFGYGHRFEAYVPKEKRLFGYFALPVLVGDDIVAALDLKTDRQNRKLLMQKWSWVGKGKKQAARKELKRRIEEELDRFERFQLAE; translated from the coding sequence ATGCCCCGCGCCGCCGAACCCCTATCCCTGAACAATGCCGCCGCCCGCCATATCTGGCTGTGCGCGCAACGGCTCGATACGACGGCGCCGTTCGGGGACGGGGCATCAGCCGTGGCGGCCGCCGTCGACCATCTCGGCTATGTGCAGATCGACACCATCAACGTGATCGAGCGCTGCCACCACCACATCCTGTTCAGCCGCATTCCGGACTACCGCCGCGCCGACCTCAAGCAGGCGCAGAGCCAGGACAAGAGCGTGTTCGAATACTGGACGCATGCGCTGTCCTACGTGCCGTCCAAGGACATCAACATCTTCCTGCCGGCGATGAAGGCGCACAAGCGCGAGGGCCATAAATGGTTCTCGTCGGTGACGCCATCGGATACCCGCAAGGTGCTGCGGCTGCTGCGGGCCGGTCCGCTGACCATCCGCGACATCGAAGACGACGTGCTGACCGAGAAGGAGCATCTCTGGCAGAGCCGCAAGCCCTCGAAGCGCGCGCTGCAGCTCGCCTTCTATGGCGGCGTGGTCACGGTCAGCGAGCGCGCCGGCATGCTGAAGACCTACGAGCTGATGGCCAGGCATTTCGGCTGGGACAAGCCGCCGAAGCCCGCACCGGCATCGGCGCGGATCGCCTATCTGCTCGACCGCGCGCTGCGCTCGCAGGGCATCGTCAGCCTGGACTCGATCTGCCATCTGGACGCGCCGAGCAAGAAGGCGGTGCGCGGCCTGATCGAGGCCAGGGTGCGCCGCAAGGAACTGGTGCGGATCGCGCTCGATGGCGCCGGCAAGCAGGAGCATTGGGCGCGGCCTGAGGTGCTGGAAGAGACCGGCGAGGGTGATCCCGCTCTGGTTCACATCCTCTCGCCGTTCGATCCGCTGATCATCCAGCGCAAGCGCACCGAGCTGTTCTTCGGCTACGGCCACCGGTTCGAGGCCTATGTGCCGAAGGAGAAGCGCCTGTTCGGCTATTTCGCGCTGCCGGTGCTGGTCGGCGACGATATCGTTGCCGCCCTCGACCTGAAGACCGACCGGCAGAACAGGAAGCTGCTGATGCAGAAATGGAGCTGGGTCGGCAAGGGCAAGAAGCAGGCGGCGCGCAAGGAGCTGAAGCGCCGCATCGAGGAGGAACTCGACCGCTTCGAGCGTTTCCAGCTCGCCGAGTAG